A region from the Polyangium spumosum genome encodes:
- a CDS encoding S28 family serine protease, with the protein MTSRPARAALALVAPLALLLLPACSDDAEPVPPPELDIAGRLAAIAGMTVTEQVSGIEGYRYFVMEYEQPADHGAPGGPTFAQRLLLHHRDEAAPFVLGTSGYFVSPTRQRLREPAALLQANQLFVEQRFFSPSRPEPTDWSRLTIEQAATDHHRITEALRPIYTGKWISAGASKGGMTSVYHRRFFPGDVDGTIAYVAPHSLGTDDTRYLDFVASLGEPTCRDALRGFQREVLLRREGMLARMDAQATTDGYSYELLGREQALEVTVVELVFAFWQYYDASFCGDIPGPAATDDEVWAFLNEILGPNFYSDADFLAYEPYYWQAATELGYPAVEEAHLADLLKFPGLDAAATFLVPGPGKTPVFDASAMQDVSTWLSAEGERLLFIYGENDPYSAAAFEIGDAEDSYVYFAPGLNHSASIVDLTEPERAAALASLEAWTGVTPVLPPQTAIRARRTRRDPD; encoded by the coding sequence ATGACGTCTCGACCCGCGCGGGCCGCGCTCGCGCTCGTGGCCCCGCTCGCCCTCTTGCTCCTGCCCGCTTGCTCGGACGACGCCGAGCCCGTCCCGCCGCCCGAGCTCGATATCGCAGGCCGGCTCGCGGCCATCGCCGGGATGACCGTGACCGAGCAGGTCTCGGGGATCGAAGGGTATCGGTACTTCGTGATGGAGTACGAGCAACCGGCCGATCACGGCGCGCCGGGCGGGCCCACGTTCGCGCAGCGCTTGCTCTTGCACCACAGGGACGAGGCGGCGCCGTTCGTGCTGGGGACGTCGGGGTATTTCGTGAGCCCCACGCGGCAGAGGCTCCGTGAGCCGGCCGCGTTGCTCCAGGCGAATCAGCTCTTCGTCGAGCAACGGTTCTTTTCGCCCTCACGGCCGGAGCCTACGGACTGGTCCCGGCTCACGATCGAGCAGGCGGCGACGGACCATCACCGCATCACCGAGGCGCTCAGGCCGATCTACACGGGCAAATGGATCTCGGCGGGTGCGAGCAAGGGCGGGATGACCTCCGTCTACCACCGGCGGTTTTTCCCGGGCGACGTCGACGGCACGATCGCCTACGTCGCGCCGCATAGCCTCGGCACGGACGATACGCGATACCTGGATTTCGTGGCGTCGCTCGGGGAGCCCACGTGCCGGGACGCGCTCCGCGGTTTTCAGCGCGAGGTGCTCCTGCGGCGCGAGGGGATGCTCGCGCGGATGGACGCGCAGGCCACGACGGATGGATACAGCTACGAACTGCTCGGCCGGGAGCAAGCGCTCGAGGTCACGGTGGTCGAGCTCGTCTTCGCCTTCTGGCAATATTACGACGCGAGTTTTTGCGGGGACATCCCCGGGCCCGCGGCGACCGACGACGAGGTCTGGGCGTTCTTGAACGAGATCCTCGGCCCGAACTTCTATTCCGACGCGGACTTCCTCGCGTACGAACCCTACTACTGGCAAGCCGCCACGGAGCTCGGTTACCCGGCGGTCGAGGAGGCGCACCTCGCGGACCTCTTGAAGTTCCCGGGGCTCGACGCGGCGGCGACGTTCCTCGTGCCGGGGCCGGGCAAGACGCCGGTGTTCGACGCCTCGGCGATGCAGGACGTGTCCACGTGGCTCTCGGCCGAGGGCGAGAGGCTGCTCTTCATTTACGGCGAGAACGACCCGTATTCGGCGGCGGCGTTCGAGATCGGAGACGCGGAGGACAGCTACGTGTACTTCGCGCCGGGGCTCAACCATTCCGCGTCGATCGTGGACCTGACGGAGCCGGAGCGCGCCGCGGCGCTCGCGTCGCTGGAGGCGTGGACGGGGGTCACGCCGGTCCTGCCGCCCCAGACGGCGATCCGGGCGCGGAGGACGCGGCGCGATCCCGATTGA